One genomic segment of Candidatus Hydrogenedens sp. includes these proteins:
- the ccsA gene encoding cytochrome c biogenesis protein CcsA — translation MTFFLISSIIICGLGALNTTELPSEVPQTAKLIMPQWDKEIITQAEKLPIQSDGRIKPLSTHARFLLLRLSGKTSIKNPEEKSLSPTEWFLNCLFYPEIAKQYPVFIVHDLSVLENLGLQGHEKKRDRYTYNELFPAREELMNQAQQYSQIPPTQRTRIQEQVLNLADNLLAFEEIIGYLDFTRYKYPISPNSLLDQFFPDRKEVFLAEIVETFPQIKKKLKELSQTMKEEETKEALLVIRNLLGEISQLVQKAEHFTVIPPDDPSKKEWLSPLDTAIQIFDPSIENIPDIHLFLLFTKLEQEKGNAEQFKKLWTQLVENITQMAGKRGEGTRINLEVLYYKGKFLFYSQWIFFLALIITAIWWLSIENKFLKFSVFSVNTLALLLLITAITLRCIIRGRPPVTTLYETILFSTATSVLLAFIIERFTKDNISLSLASFLGLLGLFIANRYEMKEGTDTMPSLVAVLDTNFWLTIHVTTIVIGYGAGLLASAFGHVWILGKLLKIKKDDTNFYKRLSRGIYGTICFCFFFSFIGTVLGGIWALQSWGRFWGWDPKENGALLIVLWCLIVIHAHLGKIINSLGEAAGSIILGVVVSFSWWGVNLLGVGLHSYGFTRGAWNSLLIFWIIETLLILSAAYISFTEKTTDIK, via the coding sequence ATGACTTTCTTTCTAATATCATCCATTATTATTTGCGGATTGGGTGCTTTAAACACTACAGAATTACCATCAGAAGTTCCTCAAACCGCAAAATTAATCATGCCCCAATGGGATAAGGAAATAATAACACAAGCAGAGAAATTACCTATTCAATCCGATGGACGCATAAAACCCTTGAGTACTCATGCCCGATTTTTACTTCTACGACTGAGCGGAAAAACATCTATAAAAAACCCAGAAGAAAAAAGTTTATCCCCAACAGAATGGTTCTTAAATTGCCTTTTTTACCCTGAAATAGCCAAACAATACCCAGTTTTTATTGTTCATGACCTATCCGTATTGGAAAATTTAGGATTACAAGGACATGAAAAGAAACGAGACCGATATACTTATAACGAATTGTTTCCTGCCCGCGAAGAATTAATGAATCAAGCACAGCAATACTCCCAGATACCTCCTACTCAACGAACGCGTATCCAGGAGCAGGTCTTAAATTTAGCCGATAATCTTCTCGCTTTTGAAGAAATCATAGGTTATCTGGATTTCACACGGTATAAGTATCCTATTTCACCCAATTCCTTATTAGATCAATTCTTCCCTGACAGAAAAGAGGTCTTTTTAGCAGAAATCGTTGAAACATTCCCACAAATAAAGAAAAAACTTAAAGAACTGTCCCAAACTATGAAGGAGGAAGAAACAAAAGAAGCCTTATTAGTAATTCGAAATCTATTAGGAGAAATAAGCCAACTTGTTCAAAAAGCAGAGCATTTTACCGTTATACCTCCCGACGACCCATCAAAGAAAGAATGGCTTTCTCCTTTAGATACCGCCATTCAAATTTTCGACCCTTCCATTGAAAATATACCGGATATTCATCTTTTCCTGCTTTTTACAAAATTAGAACAAGAAAAAGGAAATGCAGAACAATTCAAAAAGTTATGGACACAATTGGTAGAAAATATTACACAAATGGCAGGGAAAAGAGGAGAAGGAACCAGAATAAATCTGGAGGTTCTATATTACAAAGGAAAATTTTTATTCTATAGCCAATGGATATTCTTTTTGGCTTTGATTATAACTGCAATATGGTGGCTTTCTATAGAAAACAAATTTTTAAAATTTAGTGTATTTTCTGTCAATACACTTGCTTTACTTTTGCTTATTACTGCTATTACCTTGCGTTGTATTATTCGTGGAAGACCCCCTGTAACAACTCTTTATGAAACGATTTTGTTTTCTACAGCCACATCTGTTTTATTGGCATTCATTATTGAGCGTTTCACAAAAGATAATATTTCATTAAGTCTTGCCAGTTTTTTGGGTTTACTGGGTCTATTTATAGCCAATCGCTATGAAATGAAAGAAGGCACAGATACTATGCCCAGTCTTGTAGCGGTTTTAGATACCAATTTTTGGCTAACAATTCATGTAACAACCATTGTTATTGGATACGGGGCAGGCTTATTAGCCAGTGCTTTTGGACATGTCTGGATTTTAGGAAAGTTATTAAAAATTAAAAAAGATGATACAAATTTTTACAAACGGCTCTCACGAGGGATATATGGAACGATTTGCTTTTGTTTCTTTTTCTCTTTCATAGGCACCGTTTTAGGTGGCATCTGGGCATTACAGAGTTGGGGGCGTTTCTGGGGTTGGGACCCCAAAGAGAATGGGGCTTTACTGATTGTCCTCTGGTGTTTGATTGTAATCCATGCTCATTTAGGGAAAATTATTAACAGCCTGGGTGAAGCAGCAGGTTCTATTATTTTAGGTGTTGTTGTTTCTTTCTCATGGTGGGGGGTTAATCTATTAGGTGTGGGCTTACATAGTTATGGCTTTACACGCGGAGCCTGGAATTCTCTTCTTATCTTCTGGATTATCGAAACTCTACTTATCCTATCTGCCGCCTATATAAGTTTTACAGAAAAAACAACAGACATAAAGTAA
- a CDS encoding ABC transporter ATP-binding protein, whose translation MEPIPVNTEPVSDFLQSEGQKRSSGWKVYARLIRYALVYKARLVIAIALSLVIAFSFGTMIVSLGTAVKLTLYQPSETHNRTIFQAEEDPAIKYAHEIRKWDTSIHQWFNTPPSEWDKVFLRFVDKMRAHKLFALFIAIVIVILLTFISGCARFFQEYFAGSVGAFVSVDLSQKMYQNIMTQSLGFFESHSSGDVVARFSNDIFMVNRGLSNAFIKVLREPFKALTFLIVAISVDPWLTLVGICVLPPLGYALIQLGLYVRKSVRRSLMKVADLASLINETTRGILIIKGFQMEEFLKQRYDIEASRLRRFLRKMVKADSATEPITEFILVVGFSGFILFSGYRVITYRLDMGDLLQVYLALAMILDPVRKLSTVNNMIQTSVASAERVFEYLDLKPDIQDAPHAVLLEPLKREIRFESVSFSYDGKKIVLDNLNFSIQRGERVALVGPSGSGKTTLVKLIPRFYDVKEGTIYFDNTDIRKATLESLRKQIAIVTQDTILFSGSVRDNLTGGNTHITDEQIEQALTMAHAKEFVAQMPKGLDSNLGEFGQLLSGGQRQRLALARAILKNPEVLLLDEATSNLDSESEKYIQEALTNFLKGRTSIIIAHRLSTVMNADRILVLDCGRIIEQGSHEQLLKQQGVYYQLYQHQFRNAYETTEN comes from the coding sequence ATGGAACCTATACCTGTAAATACAGAACCTGTATCGGATTTTCTACAGTCAGAAGGTCAGAAGAGAAGTTCTGGCTGGAAAGTCTATGCCCGCCTTATCCGATATGCTTTGGTGTATAAAGCACGATTAGTTATAGCCATTGCTCTTTCTTTGGTTATTGCTTTTTCTTTTGGGACAATGATAGTAAGTTTAGGCACCGCAGTAAAATTAACCTTATATCAACCTTCCGAAACACATAATAGAACTATTTTTCAAGCGGAAGAAGACCCGGCTATTAAATATGCACATGAAATTCGAAAATGGGATACGAGCATTCACCAATGGTTCAATACCCCGCCATCAGAATGGGATAAGGTATTCCTTCGATTTGTGGATAAGATGAGAGCTCATAAATTATTTGCTTTGTTTATTGCCATTGTTATTGTTATTCTACTCACCTTTATTAGTGGTTGTGCCCGTTTTTTTCAGGAATATTTTGCAGGTTCTGTGGGAGCCTTTGTTTCTGTTGATTTGTCCCAAAAGATGTATCAGAATATAATGACGCAATCATTAGGTTTTTTTGAATCCCACTCGTCGGGTGATGTTGTAGCCCGTTTCAGTAATGATATATTCATGGTCAATCGGGGTCTATCGAATGCCTTTATCAAGGTGCTTCGTGAACCTTTCAAAGCATTAACATTTCTTATCGTTGCTATTAGTGTAGACCCCTGGCTAACCCTTGTAGGGATATGTGTTTTGCCTCCCTTGGGCTATGCTTTAATTCAATTAGGTCTGTATGTCCGTAAAAGTGTTCGCCGTTCGCTTATGAAAGTTGCTGACCTTGCTTCGCTTATAAATGAAACAACCCGGGGTATTCTTATTATCAAAGGTTTTCAAATGGAGGAATTTTTGAAACAACGGTATGATATTGAAGCAAGCCGATTACGCAGATTTTTACGAAAAATGGTGAAAGCAGATTCCGCTACGGAACCGATTACAGAATTTATTCTTGTTGTCGGTTTCTCCGGTTTTATTCTGTTTAGTGGATATCGTGTGATTACTTATCGGTTGGATATGGGTGATTTATTGCAGGTATATCTTGCATTGGCGATGATTTTAGACCCTGTTCGTAAGTTGTCCACGGTAAATAATATGATACAGACAAGTGTTGCCAGTGCGGAACGCGTTTTTGAATATTTAGACCTCAAGCCCGATATTCAGGATGCCCCTCATGCTGTTTTATTAGAACCTTTAAAGCGAGAAATTAGATTTGAGAGTGTTTCCTTTTCTTATGATGGTAAAAAAATTGTCCTTGATAACTTAAACTTTTCTATCCAACGAGGAGAAAGGGTTGCCCTGGTCGGTCCCAGTGGTTCAGGAAAAACAACCCTTGTTAAACTTATTCCCCGTTTTTATGATGTAAAAGAAGGTACTATTTATTTCGATAATACGGATATTCGCAAAGCCACATTGGAAAGCCTACGAAAGCAAATTGCAATTGTTACCCAGGATACCATCCTTTTTTCTGGTTCTGTCCGTGATAATCTGACGGGAGGAAATACCCATATAACCGATGAACAAATTGAGCAGGCTCTTACGATGGCACATGCGAAGGAGTTTGTCGCTCAAATGCCTAAGGGATTGGATAGCAATTTAGGTGAATTTGGACAATTGCTCTCCGGAGGACAAAGACAACGCCTGGCTTTAGCCCGTGCCATTCTTAAAAATCCCGAAGTCTTACTTCTTGATGAAGCAACTTCCAATTTGGATTCTGAAAGCGAAAAATATATACAGGAAGCATTGACAAACTTTTTAAAAGGACGAACCAGTATTATCATTGCCCATCGTCTCTCAACGGTTATGAATGCCGACCGTATTTTGGTGTTGGACTGTGGAAGGATTATAGAGCAAGGTTCCCACGAGCAATTGTTAAAGCAACAGGGAGTTTATTATCAACTTTATCAGCATCAATTTCGTAATGCCTATGAAACAACAGAAAATTAA
- a CDS encoding nitronate monooxygenase, giving the protein MFTFETRITKMLGIKYPILMGGLQWLAKAEMVSAVSNAGGMGFITAVSFPSGEELRAEIKKTRDMTDKPFGVNISMLPVIMPNDMTETYVDIVCEEGIPVVETAGRNPEPYLPKLKSAGVKVIHKVPAVRFAQKAERVGVDAVTIVGFECGGHPGMDEVPTLIALPKTAETVSIPVVAAGGFCDGKGLISALCLGADAILMGTRFMASKECPMHENFKRWLVQAQETDTIVVERSIRNPARIIKNEAALTVANMEKEGATLQDLLPVISGKVGREAYLSGDVNRGCIACGQVVGRIYEIKSIAEIINDIMTQAEQILEKLNKIAIRND; this is encoded by the coding sequence ATGTTTACTTTTGAAACACGAATTACAAAAATGTTAGGCATTAAATACCCCATTTTGATGGGAGGGCTCCAATGGTTGGCTAAAGCGGAAATGGTATCGGCTGTTTCCAATGCAGGTGGAATGGGCTTTATCACGGCGGTTTCTTTTCCGAGTGGAGAAGAGTTACGGGCAGAAATCAAGAAGACCCGGGATATGACCGATAAACCTTTCGGTGTAAATATTTCCATGCTTCCTGTGATTATGCCTAATGATATGACTGAAACTTATGTGGATATTGTGTGTGAGGAGGGAATTCCTGTAGTGGAGACTGCCGGGAGAAATCCCGAGCCCTACCTGCCAAAACTTAAATCTGCAGGAGTGAAGGTCATTCACAAAGTTCCAGCTGTGCGTTTTGCCCAGAAAGCAGAGCGAGTAGGTGTAGATGCGGTTACCATTGTAGGTTTTGAGTGTGGTGGACACCCAGGAATGGATGAAGTCCCGACACTAATTGCATTACCGAAAACCGCGGAGACTGTCTCCATCCCTGTTGTTGCGGCAGGTGGATTTTGTGATGGTAAAGGTCTGATTTCTGCGTTATGCTTAGGTGCGGATGCTATTCTTATGGGGACAAGATTTATGGCTTCTAAGGAATGCCCTATGCATGAAAATTTTAAACGGTGGCTTGTGCAGGCCCAAGAAACAGATACCATTGTTGTAGAACGCTCTATTCGAAATCCGGCGCGTATAATAAAGAATGAAGCAGCACTAACGGTTGCAAATATGGAAAAAGAAGGAGCAACTCTGCAAGACCTGTTGCCGGTTATCTCTGGCAAGGTGGGAAGAGAAGCCTATCTCAGTGGAGATGTAAACCGTGGATGTATTGCTTGCGGCCAGGTTGTTGGTAGAATTTATGAGATAAAGAGTATTGCAGAGATTATTAACGATATAATGACACAGGCGGAGCAAATCCTCGAAAAACTAAATAAAATAGCCATCAGAAACGATTAA
- a CDS encoding cytochrome c biogenesis protein ResB, which yields MKKILHFLGSYKLSVVILFFLMAIVFFGTLAQTEHGIYEIQKKYFESIFVWHWLGNYIPLPLPGGGLLMVLLLLNLFIGGVLLAPKSIKKPGMLIAHGGVILLILGGFWGEFWGSYGQISLFEGETKRTFEDTRKWEIYIWKLDKEKRIPITEWIIPQEQFSKLHGALRKSFFSKEFPFEITLMRFMKNAKPRFTIPGVEQGIQGVLLEPAPSEREEELNLAGIYVEVSAKEQHHLGMLWGGEKQPWVFEIQDNLYSMGIRHQRMELPFSIKLEKFVKEFYPRTNKPRFFASEVVYSTENWEQKTVIRMNEPLRFQGFTLYQASWGTENDNSSAPVFSVLAVTKNPAEQIPLYSCIIISIGLLLHFSQKLIRFLKSSKGA from the coding sequence ATGAAAAAAATTCTCCATTTTTTAGGGTCATATAAATTATCGGTTGTAATACTATTCTTTCTGATGGCAATTGTATTTTTTGGAACTCTGGCTCAAACAGAACATGGAATTTATGAGATACAAAAGAAGTATTTTGAATCTATTTTCGTATGGCACTGGTTAGGAAATTATATACCTCTTCCTCTCCCAGGAGGAGGGTTACTTATGGTTCTTTTATTACTAAATTTATTTATCGGAGGAGTTTTATTAGCCCCGAAAAGTATTAAAAAGCCAGGGATGCTCATCGCACATGGTGGTGTTATTTTGCTTATACTGGGTGGATTTTGGGGTGAGTTTTGGGGAAGTTATGGTCAAATCTCGTTATTTGAAGGTGAAACAAAAAGAACTTTCGAAGATACAAGAAAATGGGAAATTTATATCTGGAAATTGGATAAAGAAAAAAGGATACCCATTACAGAATGGATTATCCCACAAGAACAGTTTTCCAAATTACATGGAGCCTTACGAAAAAGTTTCTTTTCAAAAGAATTTCCCTTCGAAATAACATTGATGCGTTTTATGAAGAATGCTAAACCCCGATTTACCATTCCCGGTGTAGAACAGGGTATTCAGGGAGTACTGTTAGAACCGGCACCCTCGGAACGGGAAGAAGAATTAAATCTCGCAGGTATCTATGTAGAGGTTTCTGCCAAGGAACAACATCACTTAGGAATGCTCTGGGGTGGAGAAAAACAGCCCTGGGTTTTCGAAATACAGGATAATTTATACTCAATGGGAATAAGACACCAAAGAATGGAATTACCTTTCTCTATCAAATTAGAAAAATTTGTTAAGGAGTTTTACCCCCGAACCAACAAACCACGCTTCTTTGCAAGTGAAGTGGTATATTCTACAGAAAACTGGGAACAGAAAACCGTGATACGAATGAATGAGCCCCTTCGCTTTCAAGGTTTTACACTGTATCAAGCTTCCTGGGGGACAGAAAATGACAACTCTTCTGCACCTGTCTTTTCTGTTCTTGCGGTAACAAAAAACCCTGCAGAACAGATTCCCTTATATTCATGCATAATCATTTCCATAGGTCTGTTATTACATTTTTCCCAAAAATTAATAAGATTTTTGAAAAGTTCAAAAGGAGCATAA
- the dnaX gene encoding DNA polymerase III subunit gamma/tau, translating to MPKPNDTYHVLARKWRPQQFDEVVGQEHITRTLKNAVSSGRIHHALLFIGSRGIGKTTTARILAKALNCQSSDKPIPEPCDKCNNCIEISKGTHLDVQEIDGASNNSVDNIREIREAVRLAPAHARYKVYIIDEVHQLSSAAFNALLKTLEEPPSHAVFILATTEAHKIPATIISRCQRYDFRRVAVPDIVQLLEQIVKAEKRKATKEALFAIARSADGGVRDAESILDQLMTYCEGEITYKDVQDVLGLIETDKIDQLVYALQRKDISKVLSIIDEVSTSGKDLNQFVEEFIRHIRNLLILKTTQQENFFFLPEEDIKRLKEQAENFTIIQLMKFVEQLAELNQNFTSQLSHRTALEAFFIKNCKVGTELSIESILEKLIQLEDSIQFSKKAFVQENRSTYPQQENTTEKKTIKTPSSEKTELKEPVKTTSSTSNLGAPAPTTVSSLSRTVSGNRGEVDKDFTKRVLRELTYKKATLTLSLRDVKISHDATTETIVIQVKSSDTNALSCLAEGDTKRYILETVNELGFPSKQIQIVQQEMRQNEFAIKSSRKGLLNDLVPLELAQEIKQDPKVQIILNRFKGRIVKVSVKKDTEEAPLVDKEIVEEELNEDGLDID from the coding sequence ATGCCGAAACCGAATGATACATATCATGTTCTAGCCCGAAAATGGAGACCGCAACAATTTGATGAAGTTGTGGGGCAGGAACATATTACACGCACTCTAAAAAATGCGGTATCTTCGGGGCGGATTCATCATGCTCTATTATTTATTGGTTCCCGTGGAATTGGAAAAACGACCACAGCTCGTATCCTTGCCAAAGCCTTGAATTGCCAGAGTTCGGATAAGCCTATTCCAGAACCCTGCGATAAATGCAATAACTGTATCGAAATAAGTAAAGGGACGCATCTGGATGTGCAGGAAATTGACGGGGCTTCTAATAACAGTGTAGATAATATCCGTGAGATTCGTGAAGCAGTTCGTTTGGCTCCTGCCCATGCACGATACAAAGTATATATCATTGACGAAGTCCATCAGTTATCTTCTGCGGCTTTCAATGCTCTGTTAAAAACTTTGGAAGAACCTCCATCCCATGCTGTTTTTATCCTCGCTACCACAGAAGCACACAAAATCCCTGCAACAATTATTTCCCGTTGTCAGAGATATGATTTCCGAAGAGTTGCTGTGCCGGATATTGTTCAACTCCTGGAACAAATTGTAAAGGCGGAAAAGAGAAAAGCCACAAAAGAGGCGTTGTTTGCAATTGCACGCTCTGCGGATGGAGGTGTTCGCGATGCAGAAAGTATTCTTGACCAGCTTATGACTTATTGTGAGGGTGAAATTACCTATAAAGATGTTCAGGATGTTCTGGGGCTTATTGAGACGGATAAAATTGACCAATTGGTATATGCTCTACAGCGTAAAGATATATCTAAGGTTCTTTCGATAATTGATGAAGTCTCAACCTCAGGGAAAGACTTAAATCAATTCGTTGAGGAATTTATTCGACACATCCGAAATTTGCTTATTCTTAAAACAACCCAGCAGGAGAATTTCTTTTTTCTTCCGGAAGAAGATATTAAACGGTTAAAAGAACAGGCTGAAAATTTCACCATAATTCAACTTATGAAGTTTGTTGAACAATTAGCAGAACTAAACCAAAATTTTACCTCACAACTTTCCCATCGGACTGCATTAGAGGCGTTCTTTATTAAAAATTGTAAAGTGGGTACCGAATTATCCATTGAATCTATTTTGGAAAAGTTAATACAGCTGGAAGATTCTATACAATTTTCAAAAAAAGCATTTGTTCAGGAAAACCGTTCCACATATCCACAGCAAGAGAATACTACGGAAAAAAAAACGATAAAAACACCCTCTTCTGAAAAAACAGAGCTAAAAGAACCTGTAAAAACTACATCTTCAACCTCGAATTTAGGAGCACCAGCACCAACAACAGTATCTTCACTATCCAGAACTGTATCAGGAAATCGGGGTGAGGTAGATAAGGATTTTACAAAAAGGGTGCTTCGTGAACTTACTTATAAAAAAGCGACACTAACATTGTCTTTAAGAGATGTAAAGATAAGTCATGATGCAACAACGGAAACAATAGTTATACAGGTTAAATCATCTGATACCAATGCTCTTTCATGCCTTGCCGAAGGAGATACAAAACGGTATATCCTCGAAACTGTAAATGAATTGGGCTTCCCGAGTAAGCAGATACAAATTGTTCAACAAGAAATGAGACAGAATGAATTTGCTATAAAATCCTCACGCAAAGGATTACTAAATGACCTTGTGCCACTGGAACTTGCTCAAGAAATAAAGCAAGACCCAAAGGTCCAAATAATTCTAAATCGTTTTAAGGGGAGAATTGTTAAGGTATCTGTTAAAAAAGATACAGAAGAAGCCCCTCTTGTAGACAAGGAAATTGTTGAAGAAGAATTAAATGAAGATGGACTGGATATTGATTAA
- a CDS encoding radical SAM protein, with the protein MSDICLVSAQPNLDILGLKGLHLFLRQERFDSVLLYFPVFKKYSGRNQHEHVKNFLLEEKPKVVGISLTAEDFQVASDITQIVREVLPETYVIWGGIEATTEPDRCAQIADFVCVGEGELSLKAFLVSVRNGADKNALKKINNLAYIDEEGVLQTNPLSPLITNLDILPPLRQIPERSYVDTGTKIEPVRVEHLMRYKRYRGQVYKIMTSRGCPYGCAYCCNRFLRKLYGTWPVRHRSVQHVIQELELAMKEGPPIFYVDIIDDCFFASDMEYIKEFCTKYKERIGLPFIARTTAREVSHERMSILVDAGMTWTNMGLQSGSDRTCLEIYKRPTKSETFLNAAKIISEYPVGIYYDIILDNPFETQEDRLNTAITLAKTPRPFMPLFFSLRFYPGTEIRKRAIEEGILKDNPVLYEDYFLWKMTEDNRLIRSACFVSPKIITALVKKIKKSPQSLIWKAVVIGLDIITKTILMPITALRMIYRSQRRSIRGTIKTFPMFLNANHLPSIQNFKKYLPFQR; encoded by the coding sequence ATGTCAGATATATGTTTAGTTTCTGCTCAACCTAACCTCGACATTTTAGGGTTAAAGGGATTGCATTTATTCCTTCGGCAGGAAAGGTTCGATTCTGTCCTTTTATATTTTCCTGTTTTTAAAAAATATTCGGGACGAAATCAACATGAGCATGTAAAAAATTTTTTATTGGAGGAAAAACCCAAAGTAGTTGGTATCAGTTTAACGGCAGAGGATTTTCAGGTTGCATCGGATATAACCCAAATAGTGCGTGAAGTATTACCTGAAACCTATGTTATCTGGGGAGGAATTGAAGCGACTACCGAGCCTGACCGTTGTGCTCAAATAGCAGACTTTGTTTGTGTCGGTGAAGGGGAACTGTCGCTGAAAGCATTTCTTGTATCTGTAAGAAACGGTGCGGATAAAAATGCTTTGAAAAAAATTAATAATCTTGCTTATATAGATGAAGAAGGAGTATTACAAACCAACCCTCTGTCTCCTCTTATTACAAATCTGGATATACTTCCACCTTTGAGGCAGATACCGGAGCGTAGTTATGTAGATACGGGGACAAAAATAGAGCCTGTTCGGGTTGAACATCTTATGCGATACAAAAGGTATCGGGGGCAGGTATATAAGATAATGACTTCACGGGGTTGTCCTTATGGCTGTGCTTATTGTTGTAATCGTTTTTTGCGTAAATTATACGGAACCTGGCCTGTACGACATCGGAGCGTTCAGCATGTTATACAGGAATTAGAATTGGCCATGAAAGAAGGTCCCCCTATTTTTTATGTAGATATTATTGATGACTGTTTTTTTGCATCCGATATGGAATATATCAAAGAGTTTTGCACAAAATACAAAGAGCGTATCGGATTACCATTTATTGCCAGAACAACAGCCCGTGAAGTTTCCCATGAGCGAATGTCTATATTGGTAGATGCGGGTATGACCTGGACAAATATGGGCTTACAAAGTGGTAGTGACCGAACTTGCTTAGAGATATATAAACGTCCTACAAAGTCCGAAACATTCCTAAATGCAGCAAAAATCATTTCTGAATATCCTGTGGGTATTTATTACGATATTATTTTAGACAATCCGTTTGAAACACAAGAAGACCGATTGAATACTGCAATTACATTAGCGAAAACTCCACGACCATTCATGCCTTTATTTTTCTCTTTACGATTTTATCCTGGAACGGAAATACGGAAAAGAGCCATTGAAGAAGGAATCTTAAAAGACAACCCGGTATTATATGAAGATTATTTTTTATGGAAAATGACAGAAGATAATCGTCTTATTCGCTCTGCTTGTTTTGTTTCACCTAAAATAATTACAGCCCTTGTAAAAAAAATTAAGAAAAGCCCACAAAGTCTGATTTGGAAAGCGGTTGTAATTGGGTTGGATATTATTACAAAAACGATACTTATGCCTATTACTGCGTTACGCATGATTTACCGTTCCCAACGCCGTTCCATAAGGGGTACAATAAAAACCTTCCCTATGTTTTTAAATGCAAACCATTTACCTTCAATTCAGAATTTTAAAAAATATTTACCTTTTCAGAGATAA
- a CDS encoding DUF1559 domain-containing protein, translating to MIKKGFTLIELLVVIAIIGILAAILLPALARAREAARRSSCQNNLKQWALVLKMYSNESKGERFPPMQTYNPATLERAIAVGPQVDLIYPEYLTDPYIAICPSDPNASHSRKRIEDVNGNLVQVSDEIDCSYIYLGWVFDDFKPAIQLSQFLLIGLLLTISPSGFDTSLPAPIQFGAAFDALYFAH from the coding sequence ATGATAAAAAAAGGATTTACATTAATTGAATTATTAGTTGTTATCGCGATTATCGGTATTCTTGCTGCAATATTATTGCCTGCATTAGCCCGTGCACGAGAAGCAGCACGAAGGTCAAGTTGCCAGAATAATTTGAAGCAATGGGCGCTTGTCCTGAAAATGTATTCAAATGAGAGCAAAGGGGAACGATTTCCTCCTATGCAAACTTATAATCCGGCGACATTAGAACGAGCAATTGCAGTGGGTCCTCAAGTAGACTTGATTTATCCTGAATATTTAACAGACCCTTATATTGCAATTTGTCCATCAGACCCCAATGCATCTCATTCCAGGAAAAGGATTGAAGATGTCAATGGTAACCTTGTTCAAGTGAGTGATGAGATTGATTGTAGTTATATTTATTTGGGATGGGTTTTTGATGATTTTAAACCTGCTATTCAATTAAGTCAATTTCTTTTAATCGGATTGTTGCTTACCATAAGTCCTTCGGGATTCGATACCTCGTTACCGGCACCTATTCAATTTGGGGCAGCATTTGATGCACTTTACTTTGCGCACTAA